Sequence from the bacterium genome:
ATGATGATAAGTTCCCGAGGAGAATCCCCATGGGTTTTCTAGACCTCTTCCGCGAAAAGGAGCCGCCAACGCCCAAGAAGATTGTGGAACTTGCCGTGTTTTCGCTTGCTAGCGAGCTTGATTTGTACCGGATTTCGCGTCACTTAGCTGGTGTTTTTGGTAATCCAGGTTGGGAGCGTTACGCTGGTCGCCGGTCGCTTGTTTTTATTCTCGATGAGGGAAATCTTGCGGACGAGATTCCCTATTCACTAACTTCTCGCCTTTTTGAGGACGGGGGCGGATTTGTCAGGCTTGAGCTTGATCTTTCAAAAAGTACCCTCGACATTGATCAGGGTCTTCTATGGCACAGGAGAGAGTTTTCGAATACGCTTTCCAGGTTTATCGAAACGGCTTTGTGTTCAGATAATCCTGAAGAGCTTCGACATTCAATGGAAGCGGACCCCATCCTCTTGCGTTCCGGTTTGACGCCAGAACGAATTGCCGGTGAACTGGATTTCGGCTTCAGTCATGGTTCAACCATCGTAAAGATTGGTCTTCTTCCCGATGCCGGAGAGAAGCTTTCTGCGGCTGGGGATATATTTATTTCTCAGGGTGTTTTCTATCTCAAATCTGATGAAGAGGAAGCCTTAGCTGAGATAGAACGCTGGGTCTACCGTGAAGGATCGGCTTCGTGGCACAGACTTTCTCTCAGACGCTGGCTTGAGAGAATGGATGACGTAAGAAACACAAGTTCTTTTGCTAACACAACAGATTTCGCACGATTTCTAAGACGGGTTAACCATTTTATACTTCGGGAACGGCGTTTTAATTCCATCAAGATAAGCTTTTCCAGGATGGAGGGTTCTTCGGAGTTTGAACTTCTTGTTGCAGACTTCGATCCTACGAGTCAGAGACTGACGGATGTTTTTTCAATAAAGGAGGAGGATACGGTGGCATCCACCCTTGCTGAATTAAAAAGGCTTTCGTTCAGGCAGGAGAGATTGTTTGCAGCCTGGGTTGTTCTTGTTGCAACGGCAGGTCTTTTTTTCAGCATGCTTTATCTTTTTTTTCCCGGGGCGTGGTGGTTCTGGCTTACAGGAGCTTCCGCAACCCTGATTCTTCCTCTATCTGCCTATTACGTATGGGGATTAATCAAGCGAAAGAAAGAAAAACCATCAAAGGATAATGAAGTCAGAATAAGCGAATTCGAAAAACGAATAGAGGATACGCAATTCATAATCGCTCAGATAGAGCAGGATCAAGGCATCCCTCAGGATATTAAAGATGAAATTTTAATAAGGAACCGCAGAGAACTGGCTAGAACTGAACGACTAATCAAAGAAGAACATTCACATCCTGCATGATTAATATTACTTGAAATAGTTTTTGTTATCCGTAAAATCTATCATGCTTAATGACTCCTTCATCGAACGTACGGGTGTGCAAATATTCGAGGGATTTCCTTCAATTGCCGAGGCTATGAGTTATCTTGCGCTGAGAGACGTGAGGGTGATGGAAATTAACCTTAACAATCCTTACTTCCTTGCTCAGATAAGTTCAGAAAAAGACAGGAAGGAGATAGTCAACGTAGTCACAGGGGAGGGTATTACATGGGTTGCACATCTGCCTGAGAGTATTGGATTCTTTACGGTTGAAGAGGAGGTTTTTGCGCGCTATCTTATGTGGCTTGTAAGAATCCAGACCGAGGCCAATGATACAGGCTGCAGGGCGTTGACCATACACCTTGGGGATGCTCCTTATTTCGCCTTTTCAGGACAGAAAAGATTGGGAACGGACCTTTTCCGCGAATATTACGAAACTACGCTTCTGATGAGGCTTACAAGAGCTGCCAATCTGCTGCGTAAAGGACCACCTGTATCGATAGAGAACGTTGGAGGGTTTCACCATCAGTTTGTCAGGGATATCCTCAACAAAGTGGAAGGGTTATCTTATACAATGGACATAGGGCATCTTAAAACGGTTAATCCCAAGACTGCCGAGGCGGAGTTTGGCTTCTTTATGGAGCACAGGGACGAAATACGAGTCGTTCACGTACATGATAATGCTGGTGATTTTGACGCTCACGAGGTTGTTACGGATCAGGCAGACATCGAACCTTACTTCTCTTTTGCGAAGGATACGGATGCGTATCTCGTAATGGAGATAAGACCACTAGAGGCTGCTTTTTCTTCTCTAGCGGCTTTGACCGGAATCAAGAGGTAGTTTAGTCTCGATAAAATCCAGTATTCTGTTCCTCTCGTCTTTGTCATTAGGCAGAAAAAGCTGAACGCCCCGGAAGTTATCCAAGAATTTTTTCCGCTCCGCAAATGTCGATAGTACTATCCCGGACGGGGTAATGAAGTAGCGTCTGAACATCTTCCAGGTGCGCTTATCGGTAAAGTAAAACTTCTTGATGACTATTTCTTCTTTTGTCAAGTGGTAGTTTATCGGAATAAAGTAAGGGTTCAGCATTGCAAAAAAAACCAAAAAGGCGAGTATTCCGGCCCAGTATGCAACCCATATTCCGAAGACTAAAATCGTAGCGGCTATTATTATAAGCGCGATAACGGTTCGCCATGGTCTATCTGTCGCAAGAAAAACCCTCCATCGAATCTCTTCAGGAATTCTTTTTTTTGAATTCGTAATTCTGGGTGAAGGTTTCTTTCTTGATGCAGAGACAGGCTTTTTTTCCGTAGAAATTGGTTGCGATTTGCCTTTTCTATTGGTTGTTTTTTTAGTATCAGGCATCACTGGAAAGAAAAGTGGGCCCGGAAGGATTCGAACCTACAACCAACTGATTATGAGTCAGCTGCTCTGCCATTGAGCTACGGGCCCTTCTTTAATCAAGAAGCTTAAGATTAAGCTCTTCACGGTATCGTCTGTTCAATCTCGACTGAAAAGGTATGACGTTCATCTCCAGAGTACCTGAAACGATAGCGGAATACAAGTGTCCGCCGAAAGCCAGAAAGTTAGGGCCTGAGATGGAGACGTGTATATGCGCTAAAGGATTCGCTTCGTCCCAGCCGAGATTTCCGGCAAGGGACGCTATTTCGTACTCGCCATCGAATTCCCTGTCTATATAAGCCTTTTTATGAGCGTCATAATAACCCAGTTTTGGCTGTTCAACGGCACCGATACCAGTTAAAAAGGCTCCATCGAGTTTTGTCTTGGCTGCCCAGTCAAGCAGTTTAGCTACCACTTCCTCTCCTTTGTCAAATCTGAGCAGGTAGGCTTTTCCGTCAGAGTACTCTTTCACAATCGAATTTTACGCAACAAAGACGAGTTGTAAAGACCTTGACATGAGTGCATTCTTAGCTATATTCAACTCCGTATGTTGAGAAATTTAGTGGGGATTCTCCTTCTAACCGGGGTTGTCCGCTCTCTAGATGCCCAGGGGTTAAGCGTATTCTACATTGCTTCACCTAACGGAACGCTTTCATGGTGTCATTGTCCGGATGATCCATACGGAGGACTGCCCCGCAGGGCAAGCGCTATTAACGAGGTAAGGAAAAAAAATCCGTCGCTTTTAATTCTTGACGCGGGCGATATCCTGGCTCCATTCCCTTCCCGGCTTAAGGATTCCGTATTTGTTGAAGCTTACGCTAAAATACCTCTCGATGCCGTTGCCTTGGGGGATCAGGAACTTGTGGACGGCTACGAATTCTTCTCATCAAGAATCAAGGACAGGCTGCCCTTAGTTTCACTTAACGTCTTCAGGCAGGGAAGGAGACTCGTTTCGCCTTATATAATCAAAGAGATCGACGGACACAAGATAGTCATTACTTCGCTCATTAACAAGAATGCTTTCCTCTTCTACGATTCAAAGCTCCTTTCCGGGGTAATGGCGTCAGATCCTCTAAGCGAGCTGAAATCGATGATGCAGGAGTTGAAGGAGAAAGGAGATTTCATAATACTCCTTTCCCATCTCGGCATTGACGAGGAGCGCAAGATCGCCTTGCAGTTTCCTGAGATAAGCGTCATCGTCTCAGGGCATACACCGGCTAATCTTCCTAATCCTGAAAAAGTTGGTAATGCATACATCCTTGGAGCAGGGGCGGACGCCAAATATTTCGGAGTCGCTCAATTCAAGATCGACAGTAATACGCTACCCCTTGAGGAAAACGAAGTAATTCCTTTGTCCGACAAATATCCTGAGGATCAAGCAATACAAAAGATGATAGCGCCCTATCTAGGGGATGAGGGTGTAGCGATAGACTCCTCCCTGGTGCCCGATACCGCTTCTAAGGTTTCGGGAAAACACATTCCTGTGCTAATTGATTTGTTTTTCGCTCCCGATTGCCCGCATTGCATGAGGATTCTGAAGGTTTTTCTTCCTCAACTGGCAAAAAGGCATCCGGGACTTTTCACGGTAAAACTGCACGATATTAACGAATCCAAAGAATATACCCTTCTCGAACAGATGGAGGCTGAGGCGAATGATCGCGACAACGAAATACCGGTGTTGTTCTTTGAAGGCAAGGTTGCAGCAGGTGAAGATGATGTTAAACAAAATCTTGAATCCCAACTTTTATCTCTAAGACCCGACTACTCCAAGTCGGATTCCGCATCCTACTCAAAACATTCTTTCTCCATAAATGTCGATACCATCAATATACCAACGGATTCAACGTTTTCCACCACAGGCAGCCGCGAACTGGTATTCTTTTCCACTTATGGATGCAAGGAATGCGACCGGGCTCGCTCGCTTCTGCGTGCAATAGCGTCAGAGGACTCATCGCTTTCAATCAAGGTTTACAGCATAGAAGATACGGCTTCTAAAACGCTTCTCGCTGCATTTAACGAGGCTTACTCGATACCTAAAGATAAACGCCTGCTGACTCCGGTAGTATTCGTAGGTAAGGGTTATCTTATGGGAGATGGAATCTCTCAAACAAAAATCAAAGCGCTCGTCAAATCCGAACGCGAAAACAAGATTCCCTGGGAAACGATTGATTCATTGCGGGGCAAGGGGAAAGAGCAGATAATAAAACAATTCAAAGAGTTCAGGATACTGCCGATAATCGGCGCAGGACTTATAGACGGCATCAATCCCTGCGCCTTCGCCACCCTTATCTTCTTTATAACGTATCTTTCGGTGCTTGGTGTAGACCGGCGCAAGGTCATCTGGGTTGCTATTCCTTTCATTGTTTCAGTTTTCCTTACATATTTCATACTCGGTCTTATTGCGTACGAGCTTCTTGCAATCCTCACCGTTCTGCGATGGGTGTCAAGGGCAATCTTTGCTTTCACGGTCGTTTTTCTCATAGTACTCGCTTTCTTTTCGTTCAGGGATTACTGGCTGCTAAAGAGAGGTCAGGGAGACAAGATGACTCTTAAGATGCCTGACAGGATCCGCAAGCGCATGAATAAAATGATAAGGGAACGAACAACGCTCGGCGGATTCTTGATAGGCGCTGTAGTGACAGGTTTTTTTGTATCGCTCTTTGAACTGGTTTGCACCGGGCAGGTTTACCTGCCTACTTTGGTTTACGTGGCGCAGATATCTGAGTTTCGAGCCAAGGCGTTTCTCTACCTTGTTCTTTACAACATAGCCTTCATTATACCTTTGGTAATCGTTTTTATCCTTGTGCGCTTTGGTTTGACTGAGAAGCACCTGCAGGTGTTTCTCACGCGCCGGGCAGGTTTAACCAAGATACTGACGGCTGTTCTCTTTATAGTTTTGGCAGGCGTTATGGCATTTTTGCTCATCCAGAGTTTGAGCAGTGGATAATTACGACGTAATTGTCATTGGAGGCGGCCATGCAGGCATAGAAGCTTCCTATGCTTCTGCAAGGATGGGGTGCAGAACACTTATGATCGCCTTGAACTTGGAAACCATAGGCCTCATGTCCTGCAACCCCGCAATAGGCGGCTTGGGGAAAAGCCAGCTTGTTCGGGAGATAGACGCGCTCGGCGGTCTTCAGGCAAGGCTTGCCGACCGGTGCGGGATCCATTTCCGCAAGCTCAATCGCAGCAAGGGACCCGCTGTGCAATCTACAAGAATCCAGTGCGATAAGTCTTTATACAGGGATTTTGCTAAACGGGTGCTCGAAGAGACGCCTAATCTTTCGCTTTGGCAGGACGAGGCGGAGTCGCTATTCATAGAAAACGGCCGAGTTGCAGGAGTAGAGGCAAAGACCGCGGGAAGGATTCGTTCTCGTGTTGTAGTTCTTGCCCCCGGCACTTTTCTCTCCGGGTTACTTCATATTGGAGTCGACAGTTTCCCGGGCGGAAGACTTGCCGATCAGTCACCCAACCTTCTTTCCAAAACCCTGAGGGTACTGGGTTTCGAGATGGGCAGGTTCAAGACAGGCACTCCTGCGAGAATAGACGGACGCACTCTTGATTATTCAAAAATGGAACCGCAGCCCGGAGAGGAACCGCCGCCCGGTCTTTCATTTTTCACGAAATTCAAGCTTAAGAATCAAGTTAAATGCTACCTTACAAGGACAAACAATGTCGTTCACGAGATTATAAAAGAAAACCTTGATCGTTCGCCTCTTTACACCGGACAAATAAAAGGCACCGGAGTGAGATACTGCCCATCCATTGAGGATAAGGTCATCAGGTTCGAGGACAAGGATTCGCACAGGGTATTCATAGAGCCCGAGGGTCTTACAACGCACGAGATTTACCCTAACGGACTCTCGACCAGCCTTCCCTTGGACGTTCAGAAAAAGATGATTCAGGAAATCCCGGGAATGGAAGGGGCGGAACTCACAAGACCAGGATACGCAGTCGAGCACGATTTTGTCCAGCCAACGCAGCTTTTTGCATGGCTTGAATCGAAATCTATCGACGATCTTTTTCTTGCGGGTCAGATTAACGGAACAACCGGTTACGAAGAGGCCGCAGCCCAGGGGCTCCTGGCAGGCATTAACGCCGCACTCAGAGTGAGGGGTGAGACGCCCTTTGTCTTAAGAAGGGATCAGGCGTATATCGGAGTCCTTATAGATGATCTTGTGACCAAAGGAACCAACGAACCTTATAGAATGTTTACCTCGCGGGTGGAGTATCGTTTACTGCTTCGTGAGGACAACGCCGCGGCAAGATTATCCGAACTCGGTAAGAGAATCGGGTTGTTGAGGGAGAAGGACTTTCACAATGTCGAGGTCGTAGAAACAGCCGTTAATGAAACAGTTGAGAGGCTCGTGAAATCAAGGCCTTCCATAGCAATGACTAATAAGGTTCTTGAAGCACACGGTGCGGATTCGACAACGGAAAGACTCAGCCTTGCCGAAGTTCTCAGGCGTCCGGAGATAGTACTAAGCGATTTAATGGATATCGATAAAGACTTGAGTGCACTCTCGGAGACGGTCAGGGAGCGTGTCGAAATAGAGATTAAATACAAGGGTTATGTTGAACGTGCCCTCTTGGAAGCAAAAAGATTCCAGAAGATTGAGAATGTGAGAATACCGGAAGGGATAATTTACGAAAAGATACAGGGATTATCCAACGAAGTAATCGAGAAGCTAAAAAACATACTTCCTACAAGTCTTGGGCAAGCGTCGCGGATATCGGGCGTAACACCAGTTGCCTTGCTGGCTTTGTACAGATTTCTCAATTCTGACCATGAAGAACAGCAATAATCTGACACAGGAATTGATAAAATACGTCCTATCCCAGGGAGCCGATCTTGCAGGAGCGGCAGGCACAAAGACTATTTCAAGCGAGCGCAACCTGGTTCATGGGGATTTCAAGTATGTGATTGTTGCCGCCATAAGGCTTTCGGAAAGCGTTCTTGCGGAGATAACCGATTATCCTACTAAAACATATTATCACCACTATCGAACGGTGAACATGGCTCTCGACCAGCTTGCCTTAAAAATCGTTCGATTCCTGCAAGCTGGAGGGCACAAGGCTTTTCCTGTTCCTGCATCTCAACTTGTTGACTGGGAAAAACAAAGAGGGATTTTTTCTCACAAGCATGCGGCGGTAGAGGCAGGCCTGGGATGGTTGGGCAGGAATAATCTTCTTGTGACGCCTGACTGCGGTTCGCAAATAAGACTGGTATCGGTTCTCACGGATGCTGAGCTTGATGCGGGCAGGCCTCTGGATCAAGATTGCGGTGAATGCCGCGACTGCATCGATGCTTGCCCTGCGTCCGCGATTGCGGATGATCCGGCATTCTTCGATCACGAGCGTTGTTATTCTCAACTGGATACATTTGTCCGTAAAAAGCTGGCAGGGCAGCATATATGCGGGATTTGCGTCAAGGCGTGCAGTCCTTCCCGCAGAAAGAAGCTCTGAATATAACCGATTTCCCTCGTTTTTATCTAGATTGTTGTTGACAATCATCTGAAATAAAGTAGATTTCAACCTAGCGGCACTGTTAGTTTTTTCCAGCCGGCCAATCCAGGAAAAACCAAAAAGGAATTTGCAGAAAGATAAAAAATCATGGGCGATATTGCCCGGCCTATCATTGCAGAACCGGGTGTTTGTTGCCTGCAATTATGGAGAAGATGATGCAGAAAAATCAATCGAATTCACGACGTTTTTCATTAAGAAACGGTCTGTTGTGGCTCATCACATGGCTTTTTCTGGCGGGTTTAAGCCTCGATTTCTACAACTGGGGTAAAGTCCCAAGGCTTATCCTTGGCGTACCTCTGTGGCTGTGGTTTCAGGCGGTGTTAATCTTAATCATTGGCCTGGCTTACGGCTTTCTTGCAGCAGCTGTATGGAAGGAGGAGAGCGAATGAACTGGGTCATTCTGGGGATATACTTCGCGCTGTTCATTGTCATCTCCGTGATTGCATACAAGAAAACCAGGAACACCCCGGAGGATTTTTTCCTTGCAGGCCGCTCTCTCGGACCCCTTGTCTATTTTTTGAGTTTTGCGGCAACAAACTTCTCTGCGTTCTTTTTCCTCGGTTTTGCAGGAGCGTCATGGCAGTTCGGTCTTGGCCAGTACGGAATCATGGGAGTCGGGACGGCTCTTGTTCCCGTGTCCTTCTATTTCATTGGAAGGAAAGTCTGGAAGCTAGGTCGTGAAAAGGGATACTTAACCGCTCCTGAGCTGCTGGCCGGCGAGTTCGCGAGCCCTCTGCTTCGAATAATCGTGTTTGCAGTCATGGTTGTTTTTACATTGCCTTATCTTTTTACGCAGGCGTTGGGTGCAGGAATGATTCTTTCGAGTCTTGCGGGGGCCGACATTACTAAAATCAGCGCCGTGATAGTGATTCTTTTGATAGGCGGCTTCGTAGCCCTGACCGGTATGAGGGGCACGGCATGGACCGACGTCATGCAGGGAGGAATAATGATCGTTGCCATGATAACGGCGGTCGTTTTCATCTCCAAAGGGTTGGGAGGTTTTTGCCAAGCCGGTTTAAAGGCATTCAACTCCTCACCTGAACATTTCATGCGTCCTGGTCCGCAAGGATTTTTCACTCCATTAAAATGGTTGTCGTTTATCATACTCTGGAGTCTTGTCAATCCGCTGTTTCCTCAGCTCTTCACGCGGTTTTATACTGCAAAGTCGATTAAATCGCTGAAAGCGAGTGCATGGCTTTATCCATTGCTTATATGCTTCCTTTTTCTTGCACCTGTTCTTGTCGGTGTCTGGGCGCGCGGAACCAAGCTGAATTTTACCAATCCCGATATGGTTCTTCCGACCATGGTCTCCAATTATGCTCCCTCCTGGGTGCACGCTTTGGTCATGACGGGCGCTCTTGCCGCTCTTATCTCCACCGCTGTAGCCCAGCTCCTGGCGCTCTCAACTATGCTTACGAACGACCTGGGTATAAAAAAGAACAAGGTCCTTATCGGCCGCATCCTGACTATGGGTTTATGCTTCATTGTCATAGGCTTCGTTTTTGCCGGGTTCGGTTCTGCAGGGATTTTTACAACACTCGTCAAAACCACTTTTTCGGGTTTGATAGCTCTTACGCCCTCGACAATTGCAGCTCTCTATTTCAAGAAAATCAGCCCGCTGGCGCCTATCCTATCCATCATCGCCGGAGAGGTTTCGGTCGTTCTTATCTGGCTGAAGATTCTGCCTGTTTTTGGACTTATCGACGGCATTGTCGCTTTTCTTGTATCATTGCTGGTTCTTGTAATAGCGGCGTTCGTTTTCCGGCCCAAAGTGGGTCTTGAACAATCTGCAAAACAGGAAATGAGCCAGTGATAAATATAAGTTGACTTTTCTCCGGGCATTCGTAAACTTCTTTTTTCATGAATAGCTTGAGAAAAAGGCGGAAAAACTTGACAAATCCTACCAAAAACCTATAATTATTTTAATGCTACAAGAAGAAT
This genomic interval carries:
- a CDS encoding sodium:solute symporter family protein, with protein sequence MNWVILGIYFALFIVISVIAYKKTRNTPEDFFLAGRSLGPLVYFLSFAATNFSAFFFLGFAGASWQFGLGQYGIMGVGTALVPVSFYFIGRKVWKLGREKGYLTAPELLAGEFASPLLRIIVFAVMVVFTLPYLFTQALGAGMILSSLAGADITKISAVIVILLIGGFVALTGMRGTAWTDVMQGGIMIVAMITAVVFISKGLGGFCQAGLKAFNSSPEHFMRPGPQGFFTPLKWLSFIILWSLVNPLFPQLFTRFYTAKSIKSLKASAWLYPLLICFLFLAPVLVGVWARGTKLNFTNPDMVLPTMVSNYAPSWVHALVMTGALAALISTAVAQLLALSTMLTNDLGIKKNKVLIGRILTMGLCFIVIGFVFAGFGSAGIFTTLVKTTFSGLIALTPSTIAALYFKKISPLAPILSIIAGEVSVVLIWLKILPVFGLIDGIVAFLVSLLVLVIAAFVFRPKVGLEQSAKQEMSQ
- a CDS encoding DNA-binding protein, encoding MKEYSDGKAYLLRFDKGEEVVAKLLDWAAKTKLDGAFLTGIGAVEQPKLGYYDAHKKAYIDREFDGEYEIASLAGNLGWDEANPLAHIHVSISGPNFLAFGGHLYSAIVSGTLEMNVIPFQSRLNRRYREELNLKLLD
- a CDS encoding epoxyqueuosine reductase, with translation MKNSNNLTQELIKYVLSQGADLAGAAGTKTISSERNLVHGDFKYVIVAAIRLSESVLAEITDYPTKTYYHHYRTVNMALDQLALKIVRFLQAGGHKAFPVPASQLVDWEKQRGIFSHKHAAVEAGLGWLGRNNLLVTPDCGSQIRLVSVLTDAELDAGRPLDQDCGECRDCIDACPASAIADDPAFFDHERCYSQLDTFVRKKLAGQHICGICVKACSPSRRKKL
- the mnmG gene encoding tRNA uridine-5-carboxymethylaminomethyl(34) synthesis enzyme MnmG, with the protein product MDNYDVIVIGGGHAGIEASYASARMGCRTLMIALNLETIGLMSCNPAIGGLGKSQLVREIDALGGLQARLADRCGIHFRKLNRSKGPAVQSTRIQCDKSLYRDFAKRVLEETPNLSLWQDEAESLFIENGRVAGVEAKTAGRIRSRVVVLAPGTFLSGLLHIGVDSFPGGRLADQSPNLLSKTLRVLGFEMGRFKTGTPARIDGRTLDYSKMEPQPGEEPPPGLSFFTKFKLKNQVKCYLTRTNNVVHEIIKENLDRSPLYTGQIKGTGVRYCPSIEDKVIRFEDKDSHRVFIEPEGLTTHEIYPNGLSTSLPLDVQKKMIQEIPGMEGAELTRPGYAVEHDFVQPTQLFAWLESKSIDDLFLAGQINGTTGYEEAAAQGLLAGINAALRVRGETPFVLRRDQAYIGVLIDDLVTKGTNEPYRMFTSRVEYRLLLREDNAAARLSELGKRIGLLREKDFHNVEVVETAVNETVERLVKSRPSIAMTNKVLEAHGADSTTERLSLAEVLRRPEIVLSDLMDIDKDLSALSETVRERVEIEIKYKGYVERALLEAKRFQKIENVRIPEGIIYEKIQGLSNEVIEKLKNILPTSLGQASRISGVTPVALLALYRFLNSDHEEQQ